In a single window of the Methylococcus sp. Mc7 genome:
- a CDS encoding HyaD/HybD family hydrogenase maturation endopeptidase, translated as MPPRILILGIGNLLWADEGFGVRVAQALQRDYVFPENVTVMDGGTQGLALIPYVQESDVLIIADAVDFGLAPASLVEARDEDVPAYLHSGKTSLHQVSFQEVLALCKLMGQGPEQLYLVGVQPVDMEDYGGSLTPAVKAQIEPAIDKILAACSELGLPALPRQESENTMDALDMAQYERHRPSAEEACRIGDARVLPGAPG; from the coding sequence ATGCCTCCTCGCATCCTGATCTTAGGGATAGGCAACCTGCTGTGGGCGGACGAGGGCTTCGGCGTTCGCGTCGCCCAGGCGCTGCAGCGGGACTACGTCTTCCCTGAGAACGTCACCGTGATGGATGGCGGCACCCAGGGGCTGGCGCTGATCCCTTACGTCCAGGAAAGCGACGTGCTCATCATCGCCGACGCGGTGGATTTCGGCCTGGCTCCGGCCTCGCTGGTCGAAGCCCGGGACGAGGACGTGCCCGCCTACCTGCATTCGGGCAAGACCAGCCTGCACCAGGTCAGCTTCCAAGAGGTGCTGGCCTTGTGCAAGCTGATGGGGCAAGGCCCGGAGCAGCTCTACCTGGTGGGCGTGCAGCCGGTCGACATGGAGGACTACGGCGGCAGCCTGACGCCGGCGGTCAAGGCGCAGATCGAACCCGCGATCGACAAGATACTCGCCGCCTGCTCAGAACTCGGCCTGCCCGCCCTGCCCCGGCAGGAAAGCGAAAACACGATGGACGCCCTGGACATGGCGCAGTACGAGCGCCACCGGCCCTCGGCGGAAGAAGCCTGCCGCATCGGCGACGCCCGCGTTCTGCCGGGCGCTCCGGGCTAG
- a CDS encoding hydrogenase expression/formation protein, which produces MQDDPAFIATETAPLIRPHDDPECAYPPMPEAMATFTPPPLHALSPDETGGGCAVLRTVIERLGSAPGIVDLASCDPAGRRFVDEVLGEGEVLIRIAAPRDRLTIRESVFAGVWRVQHHVDGELRRDDLETGPVPEAVYEWAERLTADGPPRRPRVFPEGLMNAPALLTEIFDHSGDCPADRPHVINLSLLPLTPEDSSFLIDTLGLAGLSILARGYGDCRVSLTRLPNVWWVQYFNSPGQLILNTLEITRLPAVVQAAPEDLEDSRERIAEALAQLK; this is translated from the coding sequence ATGCAAGACGACCCCGCTTTCATAGCGACCGAAACCGCGCCGCTCATCCGCCCGCACGACGACCCCGAATGCGCCTATCCGCCCATGCCGGAAGCCATGGCGACCTTCACGCCGCCGCCTTTGCATGCGCTGAGCCCGGACGAAACCGGCGGCGGGTGTGCCGTGCTGCGGACGGTGATCGAACGGCTCGGCAGCGCTCCGGGCATCGTCGATCTCGCCTCTTGTGACCCGGCGGGCAGGCGCTTCGTCGACGAAGTGCTTGGCGAAGGCGAGGTGCTGATCCGCATCGCCGCACCGCGAGACCGGCTGACGATCCGGGAATCGGTTTTCGCCGGGGTCTGGCGCGTCCAGCATCACGTCGACGGTGAGCTGCGACGGGACGATCTGGAAACCGGGCCGGTGCCGGAGGCGGTGTACGAGTGGGCGGAACGCCTGACGGCCGATGGACCGCCGCGGCGTCCTCGGGTCTTTCCGGAAGGCCTCATGAACGCGCCCGCGCTGCTGACCGAGATCTTCGACCATTCGGGGGATTGCCCGGCCGATCGCCCCCATGTCATCAACCTGTCGCTGCTGCCGCTGACGCCGGAGGACTCGAGTTTCCTGATCGACACCTTGGGACTGGCCGGCCTCTCCATCCTGGCGCGGGGCTACGGCGATTGCCGTGTGAGCCTGACCCGCCTGCCGAACGTGTGGTGGGTGCAGTATTTCAACTCCCCCGGCCAACTGATCCTCAATACCCTGGAGATCACCCGCCTGCCAGCCGTCGTCCAGGCCGCGCCGGAAGACCTCGAGGACTCCCGAGAGCGGATCGCGGAGGCCTTGGCGCAGTTGAAATGA
- a CDS encoding symmetrical bis(5'-nucleosyl)-tetraphosphatase: MAVYAIGDVQGCYAELRRLLELIRFDPAADRLLFTGDLVNRGPQSLETLRFIRSLGSAAATVLGNHDLHLLAVACGVSRVKHKDTFGDVLEADDRDELLDWLRTRPLVHLEGGYCLVHAGIPPCWNAETALARAGEVEAVLAGGDIAGFCRQMYGDKPDLWSDDLAGWDRLRFITNAFTRMRYCDRTGRLDFKQKGEPGRQPASLVPWFDVPDRTPPGATIVFGHWSTLGYFAGKDCYCLDTGCLWGGELTALRLDETLQRYAVPSLHGGYQKPARAQ, encoded by the coding sequence ATGGCCGTCTATGCCATCGGCGACGTGCAGGGCTGCTACGCGGAGCTGCGGCGCCTCCTGGAACTGATCCGCTTCGATCCGGCGGCGGACCGCCTGCTGTTTACGGGCGACCTGGTCAATCGCGGGCCCCAGTCGCTGGAAACCCTGCGGTTCATCCGCTCGCTGGGATCCGCGGCGGCCACGGTGCTCGGCAACCATGACCTGCACCTCTTGGCGGTGGCCTGTGGGGTCTCCCGGGTCAAGCACAAGGACACTTTCGGCGACGTGCTGGAGGCCGACGATCGGGACGAGTTGCTGGACTGGCTGCGCACGCGTCCGCTGGTGCACCTGGAGGGCGGCTATTGCCTGGTCCATGCCGGTATTCCCCCTTGCTGGAATGCGGAAACGGCTTTGGCCAGGGCCGGCGAAGTCGAGGCGGTCCTCGCGGGCGGGGACATCGCCGGGTTCTGCCGGCAGATGTACGGCGACAAGCCCGACCTCTGGTCCGATGATCTGGCCGGATGGGACCGGCTCCGTTTCATCACCAACGCCTTTACCCGCATGCGCTATTGCGATCGGACCGGACGGCTGGATTTCAAGCAAAAGGGGGAGCCGGGGCGGCAACCCGCATCCCTGGTTCCGTGGTTCGACGTCCCGGACAGGACGCCGCCGGGCGCCACGATCGTGTTCGGGCACTGGTCCACGCTCGGCTATTTCGCCGGCAAGGACTGTTACTGCCTGGATACGGGCTGTCTGTGGGGCGGGGAGCTTACTGCGTTGAGGCTGGACGAGACGTTACAGCGATATGCCGTGCCTTCGCTGCACGGGGGATACCAGAAACCCGCCCGGGCGCAATAG
- the mpl gene encoding UDP-N-acetylmuramate:L-alanyl-gamma-D-glutamyl-meso-diaminopimelate ligase codes for MRIHILGICGTFMGGLAIMARQLGHTVTGSDQNVYPPMSTLLEQQGIDLCNGYSPDNLHPVPDLVIIGNALSRGNPEVEAVLNMGLAYTSGAQWLYNYVLKGRWVLAVAGTHGKTTTSSMLAWILEHDGHKPGFLIGGVPLNFGVSARLGEGRFVVVEADEYDTAFFDKRSKFVHYRPRTTILNNLEYDHADIFPDLTAIQRQFHHLVRSVPGNGLLVVPERDENLADVLRMGCWTPVEKTALGPDTAADWQAHPLAEDGGRFDVVFRDKRLGTIHWQLSGRHNMLNALSAIAAAHHAGIEPVAAISALSRFQSVKRRLEVRAEIRGITLYDDFAHHPTAIATTLEGLRARVDGARVIAVVEPRSNTMRMGVHADTLAASLAPADLAILYQAPDLGWDVAKIASASDRIVTCDSIGAIVERLRQECRAGDHVVFMSNGSFGGIHEKTEAALREN; via the coding sequence GTGCGTATTCACATCCTGGGTATCTGCGGCACCTTCATGGGCGGGCTCGCCATCATGGCCCGCCAGCTCGGCCACACCGTCACGGGATCGGACCAGAACGTCTACCCGCCGATGAGCACCCTGCTGGAGCAGCAGGGCATCGACCTATGCAACGGCTACAGCCCCGACAACCTCCATCCCGTTCCCGACCTCGTCATCATCGGCAATGCGCTCTCCCGCGGTAACCCGGAGGTCGAGGCGGTGCTGAACATGGGGCTGGCCTACACCTCCGGTGCGCAGTGGCTTTACAACTACGTCCTCAAGGGACGCTGGGTGCTGGCGGTCGCGGGCACCCACGGCAAGACCACGACCTCGAGCATGCTGGCCTGGATACTCGAACACGACGGCCACAAGCCGGGCTTCCTGATCGGCGGCGTGCCGCTCAATTTCGGCGTTTCCGCCCGCCTCGGCGAAGGCCGGTTCGTCGTGGTGGAGGCGGACGAATACGACACCGCATTCTTCGACAAGCGCTCCAAGTTCGTCCATTACCGCCCGCGCACCACGATCCTGAACAACCTGGAATACGACCACGCCGACATCTTCCCCGACCTCACCGCGATCCAGCGACAGTTTCACCACCTCGTGCGCAGCGTGCCCGGCAACGGTCTGCTGGTGGTTCCGGAGCGGGACGAAAACCTGGCCGACGTGCTCAGGATGGGGTGCTGGACGCCGGTCGAGAAAACCGCCCTGGGGCCGGACACCGCCGCCGACTGGCAGGCACACCCGTTGGCCGAAGACGGCGGCCGGTTCGACGTGGTGTTCCGGGACAAGCGGCTGGGCACGATCCATTGGCAGCTCTCCGGCCGCCACAACATGCTCAATGCCCTGTCCGCCATCGCCGCGGCCCACCACGCCGGGATCGAACCGGTGGCGGCCATCTCGGCCCTGAGCCGGTTCCAGAGCGTCAAACGCCGCCTCGAGGTGCGCGCCGAGATCCGCGGCATCACCCTTTACGACGATTTCGCCCATCATCCCACGGCGATCGCCACCACGCTCGAAGGATTGCGCGCGCGGGTCGATGGCGCACGCGTCATCGCGGTCGTCGAACCGCGTTCCAACACCATGCGCATGGGCGTGCACGCCGACACGCTCGCGGCATCCCTCGCGCCCGCCGACCTCGCCATCCTTTACCAGGCGCCCGACCTGGGATGGGATGTCGCGAAAATCGCTTCCGCCTCCGACCGGATCGTCACTTGCGACAGCATCGGCGCCATCGTGGAACGCTTGCGGCAGGAATGCCGGGCGGGCGATCACGTGGTGTTCATGAGCAACGGAAGTTTCGGCGGCATCCACGAGAAGACCGAGGCCGCGCTGCGGGAAAATTGA